A stretch of the Argentina anserina chromosome 6, drPotAnse1.1, whole genome shotgun sequence genome encodes the following:
- the LOC126800958 gene encoding cyclic phosphodiesterase-like: MANQSEPGSASSTTDDLKLYRWAAWAIPPDNICKRVKKVMEALREEFGGPEIKPHITVAGSCLFTRSDAIERFTHACGSVNPIVYQVDQLETSKFYFQCVSLVFKTEDEFTRETGIFASRMHCSSANMPHLSLIFGDYTDEEKKRAEEIVKSVDEELCTMIFTVTRMQLYKINFEDKTQKSWELFYESTLRHQINN, translated from the exons ATGGCAAATCAATCTGAACCAGGCAGTGCTAGCAGCACCACCGACGATCTGAAGTTGTACCGGTGGGCAGCATGGGCCATTCCACCGGACAACATATGTAAGAGGGTCAAAAAGGTGATGGAGGCCCTCCGGGAGGAATTTGGGGGGCCGGAGATCAAGCCCCATATCACCGTCGCGGGGTCCTGTCTCTTCACACGTTCAGATGCTATTGAGAGGTTCACCCATGCATGCGGATCTGTAAACCCCATTGTTTATCAAGTCGACCAACTGGAGACTAGCAAGTTCTATTTCCAATGTGTTTCACTTGTCTTTAAAACAGAAGATGAG TTTACACGGGAGACTGGAATCTTCGCTTCGCGTATGCATTGCAGTAGTG CTAATATGCCACATTTGAGCTTGATCTTTGGGGATTATACAgatgaagagaagaaaagagcaGAAGAAATAGTGAAGAGCGTGGATGAGGAACTTTGTACCATGATCTTCACGGTAACTCGGATGCAACTATACAAAATTAACTTCGAAGATAAAACTCAAAAATCTTGGGAGCTGTTTTATGAATCCACTCTTCGTCACCAGATCAACAATTAA